Proteins co-encoded in one Montipora capricornis isolate CH-2021 chromosome 12, ASM3666992v2, whole genome shotgun sequence genomic window:
- the LOC138027030 gene encoding melanocortin receptor 3-like — protein sequence MKFNTSENEEEMKYEEFFCSTDLAGENDTIVVTVSVNIFLSITAVLGNALILVALQRESSLHPPSKLLFRSLATTDLCVGLVSEPMAVIHWMSLIYDPWNICRNVFVSKVVVSYVLCGMSLLTMTAISVDRLLALLLGLKYRQVVTIRRTCILVTALWVKSIIFSTIYVKNNQVAITYVHVITSLCLTTSTVSYTTIFVKLRGRRNRGNAVECWAPKFDSNYFNMARFKKAVSSALWLQMTLIVCYLPSGVVIFWSTETSVSSSLVRASRITTTLVFLNSSLNPILFCWKMREIRQAVKTILGKLCCS from the coding sequence ATGAAGTTTAACACAAGTGAAAACGAGGAAGAAATGAAGtatgaagaatttttttgttcGACAGATTTAGCTGGAGAAAATGATACGATAGTTGTGACAGTATCAGTCAATATTTTTCTGTCCATTACAGCCGTTTTGGGAAATGCGCTGATTCTAGTCGCTCTTCAGAGAGAATCCTCGCTTCATCCGCCGTCCAAACTGTTGTTTCGCTCTCTGGCGACAACTGATCTTTGCGTTGGTCTTGTTTCCGAGCCTATGGCTGTTATACATTGGATGTCTTTAATCTACGACCCCTGGAACATTTGCCGCAACGTCTTTGTTTCAAAGGTTGTGGTAAGCTATGTTCTATGCGGAATGTCGCTGTTGACCATGACTGCAATAAGCGTGGATCGACTCCTCGCCTTGCTACTGGGATTGAAGTACAGACAGGTCGTTACAATAAGGAGAACTTGCATTCTGGTTACTGCACTTTGGGTAAAGTCAATTATCTTTTCAACGATTTACGTGAAAAACAACCAAGTTGCCATTACATACGTCCACGTTATCACATCCCTCTGTCTGACAACTTCAACAGTTTCTTACACAACGATCTTTGTTAAACTCCGTGGCCGAAGAAATCGAGGTAATGCCGTCGAATGCTGGGCCCCGAAATTCGattcaaattattttaacaTGGCACGGTTCAAAAAGGCGGTTTCCAGTGCACTGTGGCTGCAGATGACATTGATTGTCTGTTATCTACCTAGTGGTGTCGTGATATTTTGGTCCACTGAAACGTCGGTTTCCTCAAGTCTTGTGAGGGCCAGCAGAATAACAACAACGTTGGTTTTCTTAAATTCATCGTTAAATCCTATTCTTTTCTGCTGGAAAATGAGAGAAATAAGGCAGGCTGTTAAGACTATTTTGGGAAAACTTTGCTGCTCATAA
- the LOC138027579 gene encoding large ribosomal subunit protein mL49-like, translating to MAAVATLCKMCRTYISTNIAMHSQTAKAAAKVVRSTPKTPKHRHDTSRVTYPVRPERLKEIEESPSGWVPPATEAPNLPFFIKRSKFNNLPVYTDYKRGGNYKLTVIRKINGDLQALDGCLRHHLGKDIHCQINELTSQLKIKGIHKDAVVTVLKQLGF from the exons atggcggccgtcGCTACTCTGTGCAAAATGTGCAGGACCTATATTTCCACAAATATAGCGATGCACTCACAAACTGCGAAAGCAGCAGCAAAG GTTGTTCGTAGTACACCCAAAACGCCAAAGCATCGGCACGATACTAGCAGAGTGACTTACCCTGTAAGACCAGAAAGGCTTAAAGAGATTGAAGAATCGCCAAGTGGATGGGTTCCTCCTGCTACTG AAGCACCAAACTTGCCTTTTTTTATCAAACGTTCTAAATTCAACAACCTACCAGTTTATACAGACTACAAGCGAGGTGGTAATTATAAACTCACTGTCATAAGAAAAATCAACGGAGATCTTCAG GCCCTTGATGGATGTTTGAGACATCACCTTGGAAAAGATATCCACTgccaaataaatgaattaacaAGTCAACTGAAGATAAAAGGAATTCATAAGGATGCTGTGGTGACTGTCTTGAAGCAGCTTGGATTTTAG
- the LOC138027580 gene encoding ubiquitin-like FUBI-ribosomal protein eS30 fusion protein translates to MQLFVRGQTLHTFEVTGGESVFDIKKEVALAEGLPADEQVLFYSGTPLNDELSLVDCGVADLCTLEVGLRLLGGKVHGSLARAGKVKGQTPKVDKQEKKKKKTGRAKRRMQYNRRFVNVVTGFGKRRGPNSNAP, encoded by the exons ATGCAGCTCTTTGTTCGCGGACAAACCCTTCATACTTTTGAAGTTACTGGTGGAGAAAGTGTTTTCGATATCAAGAAGGAGGTTGCTTTAGCCGAGGGTCTCCCCGCCGATGAGCAGGTTCTCTTCTATTCCGGAACGCCACTGAATGACGAACTGAGCCTTGTGGACTGTGGCGTCGCAGATTTATGTACTCTCGAAGTTGGTCTTCGTTTACTTGGAG GTAAGGTTCATGGTTCTTTGGCTCGTGCCGGAAAAGTGAAGGGGCAAACACCCAAG GTCGATaagcaggaaaagaaaaagaagaaaacaggCCGTGCCAAGCGTAGAATGCAGTACAACAGGCGGTTTGTCAATGTTGTGACTGGCTTCGGAAAGAGAAGGGGACCCAACTCAAATGCTCCCTGA
- the LOC138026189 gene encoding cysteine-rich PDZ-binding protein-like — translation MVCDKCQKKLGKVICPDPWKTGARNTTESGGRKVNENKLLTQKKNRFNPYSTFNKCRICKQTVHQPHSHYCQGCAYKKGICAMCGKQVLDTTNYRQTSV, via the exons ATGGTCTGCGATAAAT GTCAAAAAAAGCTTGGAAAAGTAATATGCCCGGATCCATGGAAGACTGGAGCAAGGAATACAACTG AAAGTGGAGGGAGGAAGGTTAATGAGAACAAGCTTCTTACCCAGAAGAAGAACAG ATTCAATCCCTATTCAACCTTCAACAAGTGCCGAATCTGCAAACAAACTGTCCATCAACCTCATTCACACTACTGTCAAG GTTGTGCTTACAAGAAAG GTATCTGTGCGATGTGTGGAAAGCAAGTGCTGGATACGACAAACTACAGACAAACCTCAGTGTAG
- the LOC138025379 gene encoding melanocortin receptor 4-like — MDIANISQSDKEPLKYEELYCSANLTGDNPSIAIAVSVNVLLSITAILGNTLIFVALNKASSLHPTSKILFYNLVTTDLLVGLVSQPMIIIYWMSLINEARDFCRGVFVLHAVSSYVLCGMSLLITTSISVDRLLALSLELRYHQVVTKRRTCVLLTTLWAISIVFSTLFVKNNQLSMTYTHVITFLCLTISTISYNTIFVKLRLRRNQVEVFEGSESNCESQSSQLRITRYKKALSSALWLQITLIICYTPYGVLLLLAPNESAISVTVVLSGRITKTLVFLNSSLNPILYCWKLREIRQVVKSTTQKLLYMCW; from the coding sequence ATGGACATTGCGAACATTAGTCAAAGCGACAAGGAACCGCTTAAGTATGAAGAATTGTATTGTTCGGCAAATTTAACTGGTGACAACCCTTCGATAGCGATTGCAGTGTCAGTCAATGTTCTTCTCTCCATTACCGCAATTCTGGGAAATACCTTGATTTTTGTCGCTCTCAACAAAGCCTCTTCGCTGCACCCAACGTCCAAAATCTTGTTTTACAATCTAGTGACAACTGATCTTTTGGTTGGTCTTGTTTCCCAGCCTATGATTATTATATATTGGATGTCTTTGATTAACGAAGCTAGGGACTTTTGCCGCGGGGTCTTTGTCTTACATGCTGTGAGCAGCTATGTTCTGTGTGGAATGTCTCTGTTGATTACGACTTCAATCAGTGTGGATCGTCTTCTTGCCTTGTCGCTGGAGTTGAGATACCACCAGGTTGTTACCAAAAGGCGAACTTGCGTTCTGCTAACTACGCTCTGGGCTATTTCGATTGTCTTTTCAACgcttttcgtgaagaacaatcaactTTCCATGACATACACTCATGTTATCACATTCCTATGCTTGACAATCTCTACAATCTCCTACAACACGATTTTTGTTAAGCTCCGACTGCGTCGAAATCAAGTCGAGGTCTTTGAGGGTTCGGAGTCCAACTGCGAATCGCAATCAAGTCAGCTGAGGATAACACGGTACAAAAAGGCGCTATCAAGTGCTTTGTGGCTGCAGATCACATTGATCATTTGTTACACGCCTTACGGCGTGTTATTGCTTTTGGCACCGAACGAAAGCGCGATATCTGTAACTGTTGTTTTATCTGGTAGAATAACTAAAACTTTAGTTTTCTTAAATTCGTCATTAAACCCGATTCTTTACTGCTGGAAGCTGAGAGAAATAAGGCAAGTTGTCAAGAGTACTACCCAAAAACTATTGTACATGTGTTGGTAG